The following is a genomic window from Aphelocoma coerulescens isolate FSJ_1873_10779 chromosome 5, UR_Acoe_1.0, whole genome shotgun sequence.
CAAAGTTTAGAAGAAAAAacctttccattaaaaaatcttagcttaaaaaaatcatttaagaCACCTTTTTTCTGATCCAGGGTACTAATAAAAAGATTACAAATATACTACAATTTGACCAAGAAGACTCCATGAATATGCTGCTTTTGAGCATGCAACACCACTGATATCTGTCAAGTTCCAGGTATCAATGTATCCCAATTCCACCACAGTCCCTCCATTTCCATGTCgctcccccatccccaccccaccaACCCCTATTAATAACATtataaaaaaaggtaaaatctaGAGTTAGTGGCAAAAATCTTCACAGTAAACCGTTAAAGAAAACTTTTATTGTGGTCGTCGCAAAGTGATTTCTCAGTCGATGGGGCCCTGAAAGATGAGCTTGATGCAGTTGTGCTCCCCGGAGAGCTGCGTGGCGCAGAACGGGCAGGCGGCGTGGAACGCGTGAGTCCCGTGAGGCAGCGGGATCTGGGACCAGTATTTGGCAGATTTCTCGGAGCACACGTGTCCACAGGGGGTGAAAGCGTGCGTGGGGGGCCCGGCATCCACGTAAAACCCGGCCTCGCAGCCCAGCCACAGAGGCACGTAGGGGCCAACGGTTCTGCACATGGGGCACTCGCGCTCGTTGGCTTCCGTGTCACTGCGGTGGCCCCAGTTGTGGTAGCCGTGCACGTGGCCGCAGCTGAGGTAGGCCCAAGGCTGCTTCTCCTCCACCACATCCTTGCGGTTGATGCTGGGGAAGGCCAAGGTGTTCAAGCCCACGGGGCACTGGGGCCTGGCAGCGTTGATCTCCTGCCGCAGGGCCTCGATGTGTTTCTGCGTCGGGGTGTGCAGGAGTCCGTCTGCCGTTCTCCACAGGAGGGTGGCCCCGCACAGGTCGATCAGGGAGCCGTCCTGCAGGACGTTGGTCTCGTTTTCTACCTGGTGGAAGGACACAAGAGGAGGTTGTTTAGCCTGAGAGCTTTTACAGACAACCAGGTCAGTTCTGCAGTCTCATCATCTTTCTCAGCATTACCATCCTTAGATGCTACTTGATTTTGTCTTATTGTGGTCCTGAATCCACCTCACCTCCTAACCTATATCAGGGATTATAACGAGCACTGGTCTCTTATTCTGTGCTTGTACAGGGGATTTGCATTTCCAGTTGCAATACAAATTGTTATACACACTCTTCAGGCCCCTGAGTATGCACTTTTTTCTCCAGTATTGATTCTCTGTGTGCCTCTGTCGTCTTTCAGTAAGTCCTGATAGACTGAAGAAAAGACATGCCATTCCCTAAGGGCTGCATTAGCAGATTCTCTCCTGGAATTCTTTGCCCACACAGACTGACAGAAGCTGCTCACACAGTAAAGAAAATCCTTTTTGGACTAAAAACTGCTACCCAGGACAGGCCAGCTGTCCTGCCTCTCAGATACCATTTTCTCTGGGGTTGTGGCAGGAGTCAAGCGTTTTGCAGAAGCATGAGCTCCCAGACTGTgcctcagcagcacaggtacCTGCATGGTTTTATCACTGCAGCAGACTGAATTATCAGCTGAATTTCTCAGGTGACAAATTCTGCAACAGAAGCCACACAGGCTCAGCTTGTGAACAATTACCCACCCCACTCATTAGGCCTTTTATTTAATGAGGTATTCCaagcaaacacagccccagcatGCACTGCCTAAAGGCTTCTCTCTGATTAAAAGCAGGTACTTAAAACATTTTCAAGGGATTATGCCAAACACACATTTTACTTGGCTGaaatattctttattttaatgtcACAAACATATAAGTAACCCATGGTTTTGCTATCAGTTCATTAAtgatgaatatatatatatttaaaagacTCTTTATAAAATTAAAGACAAAAACAGACCTACTGCCTGGCTTTATACACAGAAAGCATGCAGAAAATACCACTAAAGCAGAACAAATAGTCAACTACAAACAAATACATTAAGTAGGTCACATGAAATCATCACATCTGCCTAAGAATACTATGAATGACAATCAATTTGGCATTTACATTTTAATCCAGTTTAAATTCACAGATTAACTGTGGATCATCCTTGCACAAAACACCTTAGTGGTACAATACAGACTACAGATAAGAGGTCACCAGTGCAAAGTAATTCCAGCAGAAAAATTTAGTGGTTCAAGTAGAGATGAGAGAAGCCCTGATCTGATGCTCTTTTCAGATAATTCCTTCacaaacagcaaagcaaaaagcTCCCTCATATGCAACGTGTTCAATTCATTATACAGCCTGCACTTGGTTTTATGAACCCAATCAACGAATACTGATCACATCAATACCAGTGTGCCatgcaattttatttaaatgagaATTCAACTCATTTTGGATGCAGGGAGGGGGGATTCATTTGTTTTGCTGTGCCTCTCTTTAGCAGCActaaaaaggtgttttgctaACCACGTACAAAGGCTGCAATTGCCACATCATCTGTCCAGGTCCCCAGGCGACATTTGCCTGCCACCATCAGTGTGACAAAGCAATTTATGTCCTGCAGGGTGTCTGCTGAAAGCAGAACAGCCCAACTCCATTCCCCTAACTCTTTCAGCAGTCAGTTTTCTGCAAAGCCAATAGCAAAGTTGAAAAGTCAGCTCATGAAACTTCTCTCCTGGTTTTATGTGTCACAGGTCTCTGGCAGCTGAAATCTCTCActtctgggaaaggaaaagcccATCCTGCCTCACAGGAGAAAACAGGAATATACTTCCAGGGCTTCTCTTATCTTCCCAGTAGCAGGTAAATCAAACAGAAGCTGCCTTACCCAAACTGCTTTTGCACAAAAGTGGACTCTCCAGGCAGAACTGCAAAAGACAGCTCCTCATACAGCAACTTCCAGACATCCCCATTTCCCAGGAGACCATTTCAGAGATGGAGATTCCAGAGCAGCGTTTATTTAGCTTTCACACTCTGTGctatttcagttggaaaagTGGCATTAGCAGAAAGTTTTGAGTGTTCTCCCAGACGATCAGTAACAGAACAGCAGCGCAAAATCTGCTGTCACACACAGAGTCGGACGCTTGCAGTGCCCACTACACTCAGGGACAGTCACCCTGTAACTGCCTCCATtcaaagccaggaaaaaaagtacCCCTTGATTAATTTTAGCTACTTCCCCACTTACCAGTTTGCCCCTCTGCTGAGCAGACCTGGTCTCCCGGAGCGTGTACACATCCCCACAGACGGAGATCTCCCGCCACACTCCAGGCTTGGACTCCTCCGTGAAGCCTCCTTTGGGATGCATGACCAGCACCCCGTTGGTTGTCAATCCATCCATGTGGCCATCGGGGTTTTTCCACTTGGCTGCTTTTTCCTACGTGTGACAGTCACAGTGACTATCAGAAATACATCAAACCAACCTAAAGAAAATCCACTAACAGTTACTAAAGTGCAGCTTCATTGTTATAGACAATTATGACCACGAGTCTCTGCTGGTGATAATTTAGGCACATAAAACTGCAGTTTCTACTTAacactgcagctggtgcatTGGAGTAATAAAAGTCTAATGACAGTACAAGTTATCAACCAGTACAAGGAGATTTGGGGGCTTGAAAAAAACAGAATATAAACCAGAGCTTGCTCGTAACATCATTATTAGCAGTACTTACaccaagaaatatatttttagacGAGTCAAAGCCAGCTGCAAAGATCCTGGCTGTGTATGGTGGGCTTCTGTCACAAACAATCCTGCAGGCAAATCGGGAGATGGTGCTCTGGGTAATCTGGGTTTCATCATTATTTTGACTTCCTGAAATAGTATCTGTTACTACAAAGTCTATGGGGCTTTCTGTTGACCTCCCAACctgcaaaaaaattaagataatgGTATAACTAGAAATACCCACAGCAATATGAAGCATTAAGGACAGAGTTTTGCCAGGTTAATATTGATGATATCAGTAAACTACTGCCTGCTGAATTTTCAGATGGTGAGACCCAACCAGAGACTAACCTGTATTTCCACATTTGTCCTATGCAGAAATACATCACGGACATGGAATGACAAATTTGCACTTGCCACAAGTGATGTTCATGCTTGCTTGAAATAAATCAGCACAGCTAATTTGTTTGGTAGGAGTATTGTCACCAAAGAAAGTATTATCACCTTGCTATTTCCTCATCCAACCACAGCAAATTACTTGCCACTACATTCTGTCAGTCAAGAAAACACTAGCTTGGATTGATGAGTTTTACTCACATTTTCCAGGCCCAAATTTATTTGCCATGAAAATAAAGGACTTTTTTTAGACCCAGAACTTGGTTATTTTGATATGTCATAACAACGAGCTACCCACCTTCATGTTTTCAGGATTTGTAGGCCCAGAAAGAAGAGTTTTCAGGTAAAACCCACCAGATGATTAAATTCATTCCTAATCATGCACATGCGTGACTAACAGAACTAAAAAAACTCTCTTCAGCAGGAATGAAACACACTTGACCTTTAGACAGGGATATTTTTCTATCTTGCCATGTATAAGTTTTAATTCTAAATCTGGGAACATCTGGAACAGAAAACTTCATGACTACATGGATGAAGGGATCTGACTgccagacagacagacagtgaGGCTTTATCAATATTTCTCCAGGCAAATTAGTGTTATACCAACTTTGAGCATAACTGGGAAAGTGGAGCTGAGGAACAAGAAGTGGAACAGAATATTAATTTCACAGACACCTTGTGATGAAACAGAATTAGGAATACTCTTCCCATGAAGCTACCTTATCTGGTATCtacatttatataaaataacCTCCTCACTAAACACAATCTCATTGTCCCCCAAGAAGTTCTATTCTGCTCAGATCTTGCTCTTAAAAGTCAGCTATGGGGAGCCATGTATGGTTCCATCATTAACAAACATCTCTGCAAACTACATCTGCTTTAAGGAAACACTGTTCAGGAGTAAAGGAAATTAATATTATCAACACCTAACCCTTGTCACAACGGAATTGATAGAAATAGTACAGGGATCTCTCCTGTACTTCTCTCCTGCTTCAAGTTCTATTTTGCAGGGTTACACTCTAACACATGTCAAAATTCATGTCTTCAACAACACAGCCAGTTACTGTCTCCATATCACAAGGCTCAGCAAAATGGGATGagctctctgcagaggaaataCTCAACAAGGCCTAATCAAAAGTGTGCATTTCAATTTCTCACAGAAAGTGTCTAGTAGAATACTCAGGAGACAGAGTTTAGAAACTATTTAATATGGAGTATTTCTGATTTATATAACTTGACAACTTGAAGTTAAATCTTACAAAGCAatattcttcttccttttacaGTATTATTTCTAACAGGCTTCTATTTCCCATCCAAAGCAATTCCTGCTAAGAGTCAACAccgagcagcagcaggaacctcATGAATAACTTCTGACTATTCTCTATCTGTATGTGGAGTCTCTTAAAGGATAATCAATAACAAATATGGAATTAATTTGTTCGTAGCAAGTTTCTGCCTCTTGCAGTCTCTGAAATAGATCATTCTCTCAAACCTTTTAGAtgcaaatagagaaaaaaacctgcctcatttttctttaaaggatGACAAAGCACACAAGTGTGTGCTCCCAGCCTTTCTTACATCACACTAATCATTCACCATGAAATCCAAATATGTTTGGATATAACCGTTAAGATCTATAAACAAtgcttctgtgttttttttaaatctatggAATTATATGTAATACTTTATATAAACACTTAAGTACTTATCTCATTTGTGTCACAAGTATGTCTATGCAAAATCAAGTATTTAAAGtatttggttttcttcccttttcctgttGAGAGAGCCTTCTAGAAGAACAGTCTGATGTACTGTGCTACTTTTCAGCATTGGAATTTATGTGAACAAGTGGCCTTCAAAATCTGGCAATTTCTCAACTCTGTATTAAATCAAGAATATGGGTTTGAGATTACCTGAAAAGCAAGTGCCTAAGGAATAAATGAAAAACTTGATGCTATCAACGTTCACCCTCCAAAATTTTAAACTCATCTGCTGTTGCAGACTACAGTCACTACAGAGCGAGCTCCATtattcagagctgctctttcCACACTTCATTActcatttttctcccattttcctccacagcacaAAAGAGTTTCTTCTTTCTAGCAATTTCAGGCTGTATTTTGGGACCTTTCTTGTTAACTGTGTCGTGAGTTCCCCAAGTGAGTTCCAACAAGAACCCATCCATCtcccaggtgctgcagaaggcaGCGAGTGTTGTCTCCTCTGCAGGTGATTGTTAAAGGCTGCATGAGAGGCAGGCAGTGCCTCGGTTTGCTGGTGTCTGCTGTCAGTCACAGCCGTGCTGGTAAAACACTGCTCCTGACACAAGGCAAAACCTGCCAGCACAGAATTCAGCAGCTGCACATTCCTGGGCTTCAAGAGAATTTCACTCTGATGAGAGCAAGAATTGGACTCTGCATCTTCTGAAGGGCcgttcttcagaaaaaaatcaatgcttCATATTGAATGTACTTGCTTCTTGTATAAATTTGTAGTTATTTAGGGTAGGAGCTACACCTTTTGGTTCTTTGTAGTGTCATGAACAGGCATAATCAACCCATTCTCACCCCATCAAACCATGAAGGAACAGGTTCAACTTCAGCTAATGCATCATCAACAGAATGGTTAAACTCTGAAGAAAACCTTGATTTACAGCAGCTCGTGGATGCTGGAGCATACAGAGCCTGGGAGATGCCAGAGGAGCACATTTGTACATTCTTTTTGTAATTAAACGAAGAAATCTGACCTGGATGTCACTAAGACAAAGGTGCATAGTAGCATTTGCACACAGATTTCATTatataattacattttaaaaaccccaaaaataaaacttcaaatAACACAGCAGAACAACAGCTCAGGAAGCACAGTGGAAATCAAGAACAAAAAGCCAAGTGATTTGTCCACGATAATACATGCTAACAGCAGTCAAAGTGGGGCCTCAAGGCTCAGGATAATCCTGTGGTCCAGAATTATCCTTTCCTTTTCAACTTCCACATCCTACACAAGCCAGGAACacacatttgaaaagaaaacaaactccaAGGACTGTCTGCCCAAGTGATGCTTGGCCAACAATGAAACTCTACTCTGCAGACCAACAGACATGAAATTCCTTATCATGTACCACAGGGCTGCACTAAACATCCTCAAGTAACTTTTCTCCAACAGATTCATGAGAACAGTTAAAATCTAACGGCTCATATAAATAATGGAAACCTCTTCAACTGCTCTGGCATTGATTCAGTGGGGAATTATTGCCCCAGTCTACCAGACCACTCCTGTTGCCATTCTCCCcagccatcagcccctgcaggcCAATGCACGGAATGCAATCCCCAGGAACCAGCCAGAGAGCAGAAATCTGAACCAGGACACAGCCCTTGGAGGTCACACTGAGATCAAGTCACAGCAGGACCCCCTACACATCCCAAGGCTGAAATGGTGTCTTATCCCTCCCAATAGAAGCTGTACCCACCACTAGGATGTTTTGCAATAGCTGTCAATGCAATATGCACTGAAAAGCAGCTGTTCTGCAAttctttattcattttttaCTGTACtgaagaaggggggaaaaaaatccagctttCAAAAATGGCTTTTCAAAATTTATATACAGGAAAAAATTTCACTGGAGCTACTCAAGAGCCAAACAAGTATCACACAGTAACCCCAATGGATGggttacatttttctttccctagtCGACATAGAAAAACCTATTTCAGTTCACTCTGGCTGTTCAATCCTTCATTCTGCAGCAAATGAACAGGACTGGGTTTTAATCAATTCCTATTTGGACCTAATAGTTTCAGTCACACTGGGAAAATTTAATATAGAGCAAAACACAGAAGTCAAGAGAGGCAACGACATCTCCAAAGAGCTATTTCCTCCTCTGTCAACAGCACTCAACTGCTGACCCTTCTAAATATGAAAGGCTGAATGAGGAGGGGTAACAATTCCTGGTCAGATGCTCTAATTAGAGGTCAAAGATAACACAGACCTGATTAGTCTAGAATGAAAAAGGTTGTTTGGCATGTTTGGGTTCCCAAAGTTTGAAGTCTAAGTTTGCACAGGATTTCTGCTCTCTCTTATACATAAAAATAACCATGGCACAAGAAAATCACTCAGGTTAGCAGAATGTTAAATGAtgtagaaaaaaacacaaatgcATAGAGGGGACAGTGAGCATGTGTTGGACCATAGATGGGAGCTTAGAGAAACTCAGCCCAGTCCTCTACACCACTGGAGAGATTTGCACACCCCTCAGGAACAATTTATCATTTATCACTGGTTTGTCTCCCCTACTGCACAGCTCCCACATTCCCCTCTCCACCTTCACTTTcaccttcctccttccccatcCCATGCCCTACTCCTTTCCACTTCCTTTTTACTCCAGAGACTTGATTAACTGGAGGGTGGTGGGTGTCATTCTGTGCTCATTCAGGAATCCAAAGAGAGCACGCATTTCTCTCCAGTACTGTTTGTCTTtggagaaaaggcagagcaCAATTAAAGGAGTAAATCAGTAAGAATATTAACAGATGCTGGTGTAGGTTTGAGAAGAGGAGCATAATGCAAAATTTCAGAGTGCTCCCATGTTAATGCAGCTGGGTTAGACAGTGGAAATCCCACAGGTCACAGAATACCCAGAGGATAATGCAGAACTGAGGTTCCATATGTTACTTTCAAAAAAACAATCCAAGTATTTTAGAGCCTTACCTGAAACATGTCTGTATCTTTATCATGAATATATTCCACTATAACTGTCTGGCTTCTGGATAATGTGAAAGAGATACTGTGGTGACCTTTCGAGCTGATTGCCTggtgaataaaaaataaaaaaggtgtCTGTTACACACAAAAATATTGTAATCAAATTCATTGCTACATAAACACCTTTGCTATGATCAGGAAAAGCAGTGTATCGTAACATGTTATTACAAGGTTGGGTAAACACATACAATaggatttttgttgtttgtttttcatggaAACCCCCAAGCTGCACTGGTTTGTTTCTAGTTCAGAAGTACCCAATACTTATCATTTTTACAGTTCAGACtccaaacaccttttttctctGAAACCATATTTAGTTCCTAACCCTTGTACCAACTTGTACACCAGCAAAGACTTGGAGTTAAGGGAGTTTTGGcttgttgtttttggtttttttttaaaaagtgagcaATAGAACTGATTTCCAGTTAAAAGCCAGGATTTCAGGGATATCATTACTGTTAGGTAAATTTCTGGTTATATCAGAAAGAGCCCAGCAATTTTATATAACTGGTgacaaaacccaaacactttCAGTGTGGTTTTCCTCATTAAAGGGTACTTTTTACTACCTGTCAAAGTAGACTGGTGTCTATAGATATGGATTTAGCATCAAAGACTAAATggtatttcagtatttaaaacAATACAAGAAGAGGACAGCTCCTGTTTTCTGCTTTATCTTACCAAAATTGAGGGAAATGAGCTGAGAAACTGAATCTATTGGCTAACAGGGAAATAGATGTAAATATAAAGGTCCATATAACCACACACAATTCTGGAAGGTAATGACTGTTACTGCTCAGAAAACACTTTGCAGACACTTAAGCAATGGATTAATAGGTTAATTAAGGCTTTCTCCAGTTTTCAGCTAAGAGGATAATTTTCTCCAAGAGGTTCTCTTACTTGCTCCATTCCttcattctgcttttcaccTAAAGAATTCACAGATAGGGATGATTAAACTAAACAACTAAATATATTCTACTCATCTGCCTGCCATCTCTCACAAAAGCCTAAATTATGCCAAAGCTACATCAATTATTGAACAAATCATTAAAAATCCTTCTGAATGCTGGAGGTATTAAAAACATCTATGTGCATACTAAAATCCTACTAAGGGCTAGCAAGAGTATTTGACACAGAATTATTGAAAACACATAATGGAAGAATAGTTTTTTGCAAACCTCATGCATTTACAACACCAGAGACTGCTTTTACAAAATGCCTCTTACTGGAAGCTCTAgggcctggtctagtggaaaatGTCCTTGCCATTGGcagaggggtggaactggatcctctttaaggtcccttcccaccaaaccattctatgattagGCATGAGGACCTTTCCCagtatttcttttctgtaatAAAGCCTTTAACTAAACTTGAAGACAAAGTCTAGGAGTTGTAACAGCTGAAAAGTGATATAAACACACTTGGTAATCAGTGATAGGCAGATTCTGAATTTCCCAGATTATTTATAGTGTTTTGTAGTAACCACTACAGTGGCACACAATATGTTGCAAGAACAAATGGCACCAAGATGCAGTTTGGATGAAGTCACTAACACTCTGTGACCTGCCAGGACACTGAACTGCGGCCTCAAAAGTTTTTCCTCTGTGCCTGTTTGACAACTAAGAAAGGGGTCTCAAGCCCTGGGCAGGTCTCAGGTGTTCCTAggatataaaagaaataaagtgaTCATCAGGAGACTCTTAGACCTTAAGTTTTAAGCTTAACATAGCAATAATCAGTTCATATTCATATTATCAGATATCATCATTTCAAACATCAGCAAGCAACACACAAGATTTCACTCATTTCCACAAAACTCTGCTGCAGCTGTAATACAACACAACAGTCCTgactgcagctccagccactctgtaCAGCACTGGCCACCAGCACCCAGGCAAAATTCCCAGGCAGGGATGTGTGTCCCAAGCTCATGCTCTTGTCAAGACAAGCTTCAGGATCCCATAAAAGCCTTGGTGAGAACCCAAGCTGAAAGTTTTAAGGTCTGCTGGAAAAAACACGGAGGGAAACACAAGGACTTCCTGAATTACTGAGTAAGGTCGTGCCCTACGCCTACAGAGCTCAGGGCTTAGGTATATTAATAATACTGACCAGGGTCAGTGTGtcctctgaaattccagggtAGGACATAATCTTCTGTGTGTGCTCCATTCCCCTCCCAACTTTTCTTCCCCATTTACTTCCCCTCCTCTTTGTTTTCCATTATTTATACCCAGttattttcagtgaagaaacgCTACATTTAATTTCCTGGAATTGTGTAAACATTTTTGGAAAAAGCCAAGAACATTATGAGAAATGTTTCAACTTGTGTGCTTTCACAGCCTGTTCAGCACCAACAGTTGCTCCAATTCAAAGACACTTTACAGGCATTTTAAGTGCTGGTCTCAAAGCAATTGACCACttccaagtttaaaaaaaaaaaaaaagaagtaaaaaaaagtgACAAGTAACAGTATTTTAGGAACTACACAGAACAGTGGAAGTTAAAACTCCTAATAAACACTATTGTGAGTGGAATGCAGACACAGGCAAAATCATGAAGGATTTTGACTGCCTGAGGAACCAAAGAACCACACTACTACAAGTCCCAAAAGAGTCTGGAGATGGAGTGCACAGATCTGGTTTGTTGCAACCAAAACAGTGAGTTTTCCTTTTTACTGCTTTTAGCATTCAAATTTCCTGACTCTTTTTTCTGTCAGCAGGATTCCCCCCTCAAAACCTCTCGATGCTGTCACATAATTGCCGTGGTGTAGTAACTGAAGTAGTGAGAAAAGCCCTCATTCCCACAAGAATTACAGCAGCTTCACAAGTTCTGGCAGATAAAGTCAGAGTTTCAGGCTGGACACCACCATATTCACATTCCAGGCAGGAGAAAGGACAAGAAAGAGCAAGAACCTGGCACTAAACTTTACCTTTGTCTCTTCACCTCCACCTCAAGGCTGCCGAGATCCACCAGAGCAACACTGGGTATTTTCAAAACTTTTTCCTGGAATCCACTAAGCTTCTGAGTGAGTGGAATTCTACAaccattttggttttaaaacatctttaagatcatcaaatccaaccataAACCCCAGGGTTGTGCTTTCACCTGAGTGGTCATGGAAGAGAAATCTTCCTTCAGGCACTTCCAGCATTTTGGGCTCCTTTACTCTTCCCTGAACTTACTTTGAGCAGTTTGTTCCTATTTTTCAGGTTCTTAGAAGTTTAATGAAAATTACCAattgaacaggaaaaaaaaccaacccaaaaccacTCTGAATTAGTTTC
Proteins encoded in this region:
- the PELI2 gene encoding E3 ubiquitin-protein ligase pellino homolog 2 isoform X1, which gives rise to MFSPSQEELCALNKEPVKYGELVVLGYNGSLPNGDRGRRKSRFALYKRPKANGVKPSTVHVISTPQASKWKMDCMKDDPNILQVGSVMGVEDKVEHPSEQSVVSVAISSKGHHSISFTLSRSQTVIVEYIHDKDTDMFQVGRSTESPIDFVVTDTISGSQNNDETQITQSTISRFACRIVCDRSPPYTARIFAAGFDSSKNIFLGEKAAKWKNPDGHMDGLTTNGVLVMHPKGGFTEESKPGVWREISVCGDVYTLRETRSAQQRGKLVENETNVLQDGSLIDLCGATLLWRTADGLLHTPTQKHIEALRQEINAARPQCPVGLNTLAFPSINRKDVVEEKQPWAYLSCGHVHGYHNWGHRSDTEANERECPMCRTVGPYVPLWLGCEAGFYVDAGPPTHAFTPCGHVCSEKSAKYWSQIPLPHGTHAFHAACPFCATQLSGEHNCIKLIFQGPID
- the PELI2 gene encoding E3 ubiquitin-protein ligase pellino homolog 2 isoform X4: MFSPSQEELCALNKEPVKYGELVVLGYNGSLPNGDRGRRKSRFALYKRPKANGVKPSTVHVISTPQASKAISSKGHHSISFTLSRSQTVIVEYIHDKDTDMFQVGRSTESPIDFVVTDTISGSQNNDETQITQSTISRFACRIVCDRSPPYTARIFAAGFDSSKNIFLGEKAAKWKNPDGHMDGLTTNGVLVMHPKGGFTEESKPGVWREISVCGDVYTLRETRSAQQRGKLVENETNVLQDGSLIDLCGATLLWRTADGLLHTPTQKHIEALRQEINAARPQCPVGLNTLAFPSINRKDVVEEKQPWAYLSCGHVHGYHNWGHRSDTEANERECPMCRTVGPYVPLWLGCEAGFYVDAGPPTHAFTPCGHVCSEKSAKYWSQIPLPHGTHAFHAACPFCATQLSGEHNCIKLIFQGPID
- the PELI2 gene encoding E3 ubiquitin-protein ligase pellino homolog 2 isoform X2, with the protein product MFSPSQEELCALNKEPVKYGELVVLGYNGSLPNGDRGRRKSRFALYKRPKANGVKPSTVHVISTPQASKWKMDCMKDDPNILQVGSVMGVEDKVEHPSEQSVAISSKGHHSISFTLSRSQTVIVEYIHDKDTDMFQVGRSTESPIDFVVTDTISGSQNNDETQITQSTISRFACRIVCDRSPPYTARIFAAGFDSSKNIFLGEKAAKWKNPDGHMDGLTTNGVLVMHPKGGFTEESKPGVWREISVCGDVYTLRETRSAQQRGKLVENETNVLQDGSLIDLCGATLLWRTADGLLHTPTQKHIEALRQEINAARPQCPVGLNTLAFPSINRKDVVEEKQPWAYLSCGHVHGYHNWGHRSDTEANERECPMCRTVGPYVPLWLGCEAGFYVDAGPPTHAFTPCGHVCSEKSAKYWSQIPLPHGTHAFHAACPFCATQLSGEHNCIKLIFQGPID
- the PELI2 gene encoding E3 ubiquitin-protein ligase pellino homolog 2 isoform X3 — its product is MFSPSQEELCALNKEPVKYNGSLPNGDRGRRKSRFALYKRPKANGVKPSTVHVISTPQASKWKMDCMKDDPNILQVGSVMGVEDKVEHPSEQSVVSVAISSKGHHSISFTLSRSQTVIVEYIHDKDTDMFQVGRSTESPIDFVVTDTISGSQNNDETQITQSTISRFACRIVCDRSPPYTARIFAAGFDSSKNIFLGEKAAKWKNPDGHMDGLTTNGVLVMHPKGGFTEESKPGVWREISVCGDVYTLRETRSAQQRGKLVENETNVLQDGSLIDLCGATLLWRTADGLLHTPTQKHIEALRQEINAARPQCPVGLNTLAFPSINRKDVVEEKQPWAYLSCGHVHGYHNWGHRSDTEANERECPMCRTVGPYVPLWLGCEAGFYVDAGPPTHAFTPCGHVCSEKSAKYWSQIPLPHGTHAFHAACPFCATQLSGEHNCIKLIFQGPID